The Streptomyces kanamyceticus DNA segment GCTCGCGGCCGCGCCCGAGCCCGCGCCACCGGCTCCGGCTCCGGCTCCGGCTCCGGCTCCGGCTCCGGCTCCGGCTCCGGTGGTGCCGATCAGGGCCCCGCGCTCGGCGGCCCGGCACCGCGTCACCGTCGGCCTCGGCACCGTCGCCGCGACGGTGGCCGCGCTGGTGATCGGCGGGCTCGCCTGGCTCGCCGTGGACGCCGGGCAGAGCACGACGGGCGACACGGACAAGGCGAGCGGGGCGGCGCCCGAGGGGCGGGGCGACGGCGGCGGAGGAGCCGCCGCCGACCAGAGCCCCGAGGGCTTCGTCGCCTGCTCGCGGCTGATCGTGGAGGGCACGGTCACGGCGGTCGATCCGGTGCCCGGCGGCGTACAGGACCGCGTCACGCTCGACGTGAAGCGCTATCTGAAGCCGAAGACGGGGGCCGGGACGCTCAGGTTCCCCATGAACCACGACGTGGACCCGCGCCTGAAGAAGGGCGACGACGTCCTGATCACCATCCCGAAGAACGCGGCCGAGCCGGACAACTGGGCCACCGGCAAGGACCGCGAGCGGCTGCGCGCGATGATCCTCAAGGCCCTGCCGAGGTCGACGACGATCCAGTGCGCCGGACGGGCTCGTTCGAGCCCGTCCGGCGATTGAGGACACTGTTACGACGTGACCTTCGCGACCTTCACACTGCCGCTGCCCGCGACCGTGCCACCGGCGTTCAGCAGGGACACCTCGCCGAACAGCTCACGGCCCGCGGCAGCCGGGGCCTTTGCCTCGACCTTGGCATCGACGCCCGCCGTGGCGCCGTTGCCGAGCTTGATCTGCTTCGACTCGTCGACGGTGACCTTGCCGAGCGCGTCGGAGAAGAACACGTCGCGGTAGTCGTACGCGGTCGACCCCGACGGCACCGAGTAGCCCGCCACCTCGATCGTGTACGTACCGGCGGCGGGCTTGGTCAGGCTGACCGACTCCTCCGAGTCGCCCTCCGCCGACGAACCGACGACGACGCCGTCCTTCTTGACGGCCAGGTCGAGGTCGGCGGCGACATCGGCGGTGGAGCCGATGGCGACGTCGAGACGCTCCGCGCCCGCGGGCACGACGACCTCGGTGACCTGCGTGTCACCCTGCTTGATGGTGGGCCGCGCCGACTTGGAGGAGCCGAGCGAGCCACCCTTCAGCTTGCCGTCGACCGCCGCGAAGTCGTTCGTGGCCTTCCACGAGACGGGGGCCGGGGTGCCGACCTTCGCCTCGGGCAGCGTCTGCACGGCCGGGTCGAAGGCGACACCGAGCGCGGCGACGTTCAGCTTGTACGGGTTGTCGAGCAGCGGCGACGTACGGCGCGACTCGACCTCGATCTCCCAGACACCGGCCTGCGGGTCCGCGTACGAACGCAGGTCCGGGCGGCAGGTGTTGGCGGGGTTCTCGTAGTTCGGGTAGCAGACGATCGACGAGGTGGAGTCGAGCGGGACGCCGTACGGGTGCACCGCGATGAAGCGCGTCTGGCTCTTGTCCTTCAGACCGCCGAGCGAGACCTCCAGGGACTTGGCGCCCTTGGGGACCGTCACGAAGTACGACGTGGTGCTGTTGCGCTGCGTGGCGCCGGACGCGGAGAACGTGTACGACGGCTTGGCGAGCGGCGCCGAGACGACGACCGTCGACATGATCTGCTGGTCGATGCCCTCGGTGCGCTCGTCGTCCACGGTCAGGATCGCGCTGTGTAGCCCGGCGGACTTGGCCTTCGCCTGGACCTTGACGGTGACCGGCTTGTTCAGCGGCAGCGTCACGTCGCCCTTGCCGAGCAGCTTGAACGTGTTCTCGTGGTTGTTGACCAGGTCAAGCTCGTGGTGGACGCCGCGGTCCGGGCCCGAGGTGCGGGTGATCGTCACGTCGTACGTCCGCTTCTGGCCGGTCCTCAGGCCGCCCTCACGGTCGTAGATGCCGGTGCCCGGCTTCTTCAGCTCCTGCTCCAGGGCGGTGTCGACCGGGGCCTTCACCGTGTACGTGTGCGCCTTGGCGTTGTCCTCGATGGAGTCCCAGGCGTCCACGATGTCGATCAGGCCGGTGCCCTGCGCGTACGCCTGCTCGCCGCGGATGTGGCTCGCGGTCGAGGTCAGCGCGGTGCGCAGCTTCGCGGGGGTGAGCTTGATGTGCTCGCGCTTGGCCGCGGAGAGCAGCAGCGCGGAGGCGCCCGCGGCCTGCGGGGACGCCATCGAGGTGCCCTGCAGCATCGAGTAACCGGCGGGCAGCTGGTAGCCCGCCTCGGCGACCGGGGAGCCCGGCAGCCAGGTCTGCGTGGTGTTGATGGCCGATCCTGGCGCGGAGATGATCGGCGCGAAGCCGCCGTCCTCGCGCGGGCCGCGCGAGGAGAACGGCATCATCGCGTACTTCTTCTCCACCTGGGAGCCGTAGTTGGCGGCCCAGGTCTCCTTGGAGATGGCGGCGCCGACCGAGATGACCTTGTCGGCGAGGCCGGGGTCGCCGATGGTGTTCGCGCCGGGGCCGCTGTTGCCCGCGGAGATCACCAGCTGGACGCCGTACTCGTCGATGAGGCGCTTGTAGAGCTCGGCGCGCGCGTTGTTGCCGTCGTTCAGCGCCGGGAGGCCGCCGATCGACATGTTCACGATGTCGACGCCGCGCTTGGTGACGAGGTCGATCATGCCTTCGGTGAGCGCGACGTTGGTGCAGCCGCCGGTCCAGGTGCAGGCGCGCGAGGAGACCAGCTTGGCGCCGGGCGCCGCGCCGTTCATCTTGCCGCCGAACAGGCCGTTGGCCGCGGTGATGCCCGCGACGTGCGTGCCGTGCTCGGACTCGATGACGCCGATGTTGACGAAGTCGGCCTTCTTGCCGACCCAGTCGCCGCCGTACGGGTCCGTCGGCACGTCCTTGCGGATCTCGACGACGAACGGGACGCGCTCGACGACGTCGGTCGCCGGGTCGTCCTTGCCGAAGTAGGCGACCTGGTGGTCCTCCTTGTACGGCTTGAGGACCTCGTCGTCGGTGAAGTCGTTGTTGTCGTTCAGGTCGACGCGGACCGTCCCGGCCGCCGGGTCGTACAGGACGCCCCAGCTGTCGGTGGTGTCGCCGTCGCGGTTGATGTCGCCCTTGGCGTCGCCGCCCGTGGTGGCCGACTCACGGAAGCGGTTGACCTGGAAGGAGCCCGCCGGGGCCTTCCACGTCTCGCTGTCCCAGGTGAAGACGGGTCCGGTGACCGGGTTGGTCATGCGGCGCCAGGTGCCGTCCGCGTCCACGATCGGGTCGGTCGCCGTCACCCAGTCGGTGATCTTGCGCTCGCCGGTGGAGGTCTTCTTCAGCGCGGGGTGGCCCAGGTCGATGCCGGAGTCCAGGATGCCGATGGTGATGCCGCGGCCGTCGGCCTTCGGGTGCTTCTTCACGAAGTCGACGGCGCCGGTCTCGGCGGACGGGTTGTACGGGTTCTTCGCCGGGGTGCTCTTGCCGGGGCCCGCGT contains these protein-coding regions:
- a CDS encoding S8 family serine peptidase, with protein sequence MPRSSSSARRAPRLAIAVGLTAALCATGAAPMAFAADSAPVPAPKSTGDKLGSADAELLADAKADGEKTVTMMVATAPGATEQVADQLDAVKGGSVGRTYDKLGYVRATVPTAKADAAIKSAAKLSSVHGIDLRHEIELDDPTPAADRAKGAKPAAKGTYAGPGKSTPAKNPYNPSAETGAVDFVKKHPKADGRGITIGILDSGIDLGHPALKKTSTGERKITDWVTATDPIVDADGTWRRMTNPVTGPVFTWDSETWKAPAGSFQVNRFRESATTGGDAKGDINRDGDTTDSWGVLYDPAAGTVRVDLNDNNDFTDDEVLKPYKEDHQVAYFGKDDPATDVVERVPFVVEIRKDVPTDPYGGDWVGKKADFVNIGVIESEHGTHVAGITAANGLFGGKMNGAAPGAKLVSSRACTWTGGCTNVALTEGMIDLVTKRGVDIVNMSIGGLPALNDGNNARAELYKRLIDEYGVQLVISAGNSGPGANTIGDPGLADKVISVGAAISKETWAANYGSQVEKKYAMMPFSSRGPREDGGFAPIISAPGSAINTTQTWLPGSPVAEAGYQLPAGYSMLQGTSMASPQAAGASALLLSAAKREHIKLTPAKLRTALTSTASHIRGEQAYAQGTGLIDIVDAWDSIEDNAKAHTYTVKAPVDTALEQELKKPGTGIYDREGGLRTGQKRTYDVTITRTSGPDRGVHHELDLVNNHENTFKLLGKGDVTLPLNKPVTVKVQAKAKSAGLHSAILTVDDERTEGIDQQIMSTVVVSAPLAKPSYTFSASGATQRNSTTSYFVTVPKGAKSLEVSLGGLKDKSQTRFIAVHPYGVPLDSTSSIVCYPNYENPANTCRPDLRSYADPQAGVWEIEVESRRTSPLLDNPYKLNVAALGVAFDPAVQTLPEAKVGTPAPVSWKATNDFAAVDGKLKGGSLGSSKSARPTIKQGDTQVTEVVVPAGAERLDVAIGSTADVAADLDLAVKKDGVVVGSSAEGDSEESVSLTKPAAGTYTIEVAGYSVPSGSTAYDYRDVFFSDALGKVTVDESKQIKLGNGATAGVDAKVEAKAPAAAGRELFGEVSLLNAGGTVAGSGSVKVAKVTS